Below is a genomic region from Fulvia fulva chromosome 5, complete sequence.
GACGAGCCATGGTCTCGAGTTGGCGTTCCTTGCGGTACTTGATGCCGACGATACCTTCTGGCTCGAGAACACCGCCGCGAGCGTCCTCATCGGCGTACATCTCCATGAAGTCGGGGTTGATAGTTGGATCGACGACGACCTAAACACTGTTAGCATTATTCCAGCTTGAGGAATAAGCACATTACTTACCCATGAACCGCCACGAAGCTCGCCGAATGGTGGGATATACACGAAGACGGGTTGCTCGTACTTCACGAGGGCGTCGACAATGTACGAACCGTACTTGAGAACTTCGTTGTACATGTCACGTTGACCTCCAGAGAAACCTCTCCAGTTAGCCAGAATCATCAATGGAAGCTGCTCGCCGTTGTTGAAGTCCTTGATGGCCTGTGCGGTCTTGAAAGCACTGTTGGGGTACCAGACACCACCGGCTTCGTTGGTAACCTGCTCGATAGAGTCTGGGTTGGCTGGATCTGCTGGGGTGATGTTCTCGACCGATCGTGTCTCAACACCAATGACACCAACTGGGATGCCACCAAGACGAGCGCGACCAACTACGACAGTGCGTGCCCATCCGCCAAGTGCTTCTTCGAAAGAATCCTTATCGAACAGACCAGACATGAAACCCTCGTCGGTGTGCTGACCAGCGATGAGGTGGCGAACATCGTATGGCGCCTTCTGTGGTGGGAAAAAAGTGATCTCACGATCCCAGGTGTCGGCAGACGGTGAGATCGGCACTGGCGCGCCCTTCTTCTCTGGAACGAACGACATCCATCGGACGATCTTGGAAACACCTTCGAAATCATCGTTGGCGGTCATGTGAGAAACACCGTTTTTGTACATGATCTGGGTGCCACCAAGCTGCAAGTTGGAGGTGTAGACCTCACGACCCAAGAGCTTGTTGATGGCAGGGGCACCAGTGAGGATGATTGGCTGACCCTCGATTTGGATGGCACGCTGACCAAGGCGTACAAGGTAGGCACCGATACCAACGGAACGGCAAGTGACCAAGGTGACGGTGAAGATGTCCTCGTATGCGCGCGAAGTCTCTCCTGCGATAAGACCGGAGCCCTTCAGACACTCGACACCGAGGCCGTCCTCAGCTCCGACGATGGTGGTGATCTGGTGACGTGGCTCGCCGCCGACATTGATCTCCTTTGTGAGAACGTGCTTAAGGGCGCCATCTTCGAAGCGAGCCTTCTTCTCTGGTGTCAGGTAGAGGTATTCGAAACCAGCCTCCGGGCGGCTTGGGTCCTTCCAGGCGACGGAGAAGTGGGGGATCAGTTCTTCAGCCATACCAATACGAGCACCCGAGTTGGCAGACAGGTAAATGCGTGGAATGCCTAGCTTGCGAGCGAGCTCCGAGCACTTGTGGAAGAACTTGTCTTCCTGAGGACCGAAAGAACCAATCTTGTGGGTGATGTCGTTGGCAATGATGATGAAGCGACGGCCACGAGGGTACTCTGGGGTCTTGGCTGTCACAATCCAACCGATCATACCAATGTTATTGGCACCTGGGTCACGATTGACTTCAGCAAGGTTGTCGGACTCATCAAGCACGAGCTCGTTGTACTCAATGCACTCGCCCTTGACAGGCTGCTTATCCTTCATGCCTGGGTGCTGAGCACTGGTCTGGATCCATTCGTTCTCGATGGCTTGGCGAAAGAGCTCTGGGAAATCGTAAGCGTACTGAGTGCCCATGATGTGAGCCTTGTAACGCTTTGGCTGCAAAGCACCCTTGGTTTCGTAAGGAGTGGACACTGGTCGTAAGTGCATGGAACCAATCTTGCGAGTCCCACCAATGCTGTGGAACAGCCATTCGCTCGACCTCTCGGACTTGCGCTCCTCATACAACTCGACCTCAATGACGTAGCCTGAGGTGTTGGTGATGTTGACACGCATAGGGAATGGCTTGCCAGTGTCGGGGTCAGTGCAAACCAGGCGAATCTCAGCACTAGTGACACGAAGTCTCCAGGCGCGTCGACCGAAACGGTCCAAGAAGCCACCAAGAGCCTCCTCGACCTCCTTTGGCGCAAGAGGGAAGACGGTGGAGAAGTTGATGAAGATGTGGTTCAGATCGGATCCGTTGTTGCCAGCAATCTCCATTGCATCGAGAATGTCGTTCATGAGACGGTCGGCCTCGGAGATCATGTACTCAACAGTTGGGATATCCTCGCGAAGGTGACCTGGCCTGACGGTAGCACGGGTGAAGTAACGCTTGTCACTCTCAGCATTCTTGCCAATGGCTTCGTACATGTGAATGTTGCGGTTCTCCGTGAAGACTGGCTTGATGTTGAACTTGGAGAGACGTCCGAGCTCAAGCTGGAAGGCAAGCGCTGGCTCGATGTGACGAATCTGAGTGTCTTCCTCGTAAGTGGGACCACGGAATGTGTAGTAGCCAGGATATGTGCCATCCTTGTGGCCACAAATGAATGTCAGGCGTCGCACGCGACGAGCGAGAAGCTCGTCTTTGTAGTCCTTGACGATGGGAATGAGGCGGGAGAGAATTTCCTTGTCGTCGAGAGACTCCGAATCGCGGACTGCAACGTTGCAGACAGCAGTGAGCTCCTCATCACTCTGTGGTGCAGTGACACCCGCCCGTCTCTTAGACAGGTCGGCGCTGAGAGTGTTAACATCAGCTCTTGTCTTCTGACCAGCAGCGACTGGGAAAGCCTCGAGAGCCTTCATCAAGTACTCATCGGCTTCATCGATAAAAGGCACCGGTACGACTGCACCGCGTCGGCTAGGCTCTCCAGCGCCAGCTTGGCGACCAATGTAGCTCATGTCGCTGATGGAGTGGACTCTACCCAGACCCTCAGCCGGCGTGCCTGGCTCAGATGGGTGCGATGATGCCACTGGCAGACCAAACTCGGCTTCTCCGACCTTCCTAAGGGCGAAGTTCCAAGCAAGGACGTACGGCACATCGTTCTCGGTGAGGTACTCAAGCGACTTGAGATTGTACGCACGGTATGCGCGGCGTGTGTACACTTCCAGAGCCGCAAGGGAAACCCATGGATCCTGGTGCACGAAGAAGTGCGGCAGCACATCAAAGACTGTGAACTTGGAGTCCACAACTTCCTTGATGACCTCAAAGTTGGGCTCTCTGTGATCCCAACCACTCTCGCCGTACCTGGATTCGAGGACAGCAGAGCGCAGGATGTGCTCCATTTGAGAAGTGCGCTCCTCAAGCGATGGCATAGCGCACTGGATGAGCAGCTCACGGGCCTTGAGCGACACCTTGGCAGTAGCGCGACCTTCGAGGTCTGCGAGCTTCTGCAGGGATGGACGGAAGTACTTGGCAACATTGCCAACACCTGGACGGTTCGGCCTGAACTGGTCGAGGATCGCAACCATCAGGCTATTCTTCGCGCTTGCTCGAGTGTGCGAAAGCACGGTTTGCACGACGTTCGCAGTCTTGTCCTTGTTGGCATCACGTAGGGATAGCACAATCTCTTCATCGCGGCTCTGCCTTGCGGAAAATATGCTCTCCACGGCCCAGTATTGGTCAAAGAGCTCGATGAAGACGGCGAACTCGTGTGCCTTGAGGCCATCCTCGTATTTGGCGATGATGTCCGTCAATGGTGTGAGAGCAGTTCGTAGCAGCTCAGCGTCGCCTGCAGAGACATTGTCGGCCAAGAAGCGGTCGAACGTCTTGCGGAGCTGCTTCGCTGGGAACTCAGTCTTGCGGTTGTGTGCGCGCTCAACGAGCTGCTCGAACGCAGTGTCTAGCTTCTGCGGCATGCGTGAGTGCAGCGCTGATGCTTGCGCGTTCCACTCCCCGTACGGCAGCTCAGGGTCGCGGAGCACAGCGATGAAGTCCTTCAGTGTCTGCTGCATGATGACCGAGTTGTCATAACCCGACAGGATGGCCTGAAGCACACCCTTCAAGAATGCGAATCGCTGCGGTGGCTTCGTGCCCAACACAACAGGCGTTCCCATCTCTGGCAGCTGGCCCAAGAATGGCTGAGCCGACTTCACCTTGGTAGGGTCGTCAAGTGCCAAGATACCGAGGATGTCTCCGGCTTCGAGCGTGGCGCCTGGCTGTTTGATGAGGTTGACATGTCCATCCTCTTGAGCGAGGAGCGGCATGTACATCTTCATGACCTCCACTTCAGCGAAAGCCTGGCCCTTCTTGACGTGCTCTCCGTTCTCGACAGCATACTTGACCAGCTTTCCTGGAGAAGGTGTCCTAAGCTGTGTTGGGTCGTTCTCTTGCTCAAGCAAGCAGGTCTTGCCATCGACTGACATTCGGATAGCACCG
It encodes:
- a CDS encoding Acetyl-CoA carboxylase, which codes for MADAVAGAPKTNGHLNGYPSKMAAKYNLAPHFIGGNELSSAAPSKVKDFVAAHDGHTVITSVLIANNGIAAVKEIRSVRKWAYETFGDERAIQFTVMATPEDLGANADYIRMADQYVEVPGGTNNNNYANVELIVDIAERMNVHAVWAGWGHASENPKLPESLAASPKKIVFIGPPGSAMRSLGDKISSTIVAQHAKVPCIPWSGTGVDHVEVDENNIVTVDDETYAKGCVKSWQEGLESAKKIGFPVMVKASEGGGGKGIRKVDGEEGFEALYKAAASEIPGSPIFIMKLGANARHLEVQLLADQYGNNISIFGRDCSVQRRHQKIIEEAPVTIAGQKTFQQMADAAVSLGRLVGYVSAGTVEYLYSHADDKFYFLELNPRLQVEHPTTEMVSGVNIPAAQLMVAMGIPLNRIRDIRLLYGADPHTQTDIDFNFEKEGASQLQRRPQPKGHCTACRITSEDPGEGFKPSSGTMHELNFRSSSNVWGYFSVGAASAIHNFSDSQFGHIFAYGENRQASRKHMVVALKELSIRGDFRTTVEYLIKLLETPAFEDNTITTGWLDELISKRLTAERPDPMIAVVCGAVTKAHLASEECMGEYKKGLDKGQVPSKEILKTVFPVEFIYEGSKYKFTATRSSPDTYTLFVNGSKALVGIRALSDGGLLVLLGGRSHSVYWKEEVGAIRMSVDGKTCLLEQENDPTQLRTPSPGKLVKYAVENGEHVKKGQAFAEVEVMKMYMPLLAQEDGHVNLIKQPGATLEAGDILGILALDDPTKVKSAQPFLGQLPEMGTPVVLGTKPPQRFAFLKGVLQAILSGYDNSVIMQQTLKDFIAVLRDPELPYGEWNAQASALHSRMPQKLDTAFEQLVERAHNRKTEFPAKQLRKTFDRFLADNVSAGDAELLRTALTPLTDIIAKYEDGLKAHEFAVFIELFDQYWAVESIFSARQSRDEEIVLSLRDANKDKTANVVQTVLSHTRASAKNSLMVAILDQFRPNRPGVGNVAKYFRPSLQKLADLEGRATAKVSLKARELLIQCAMPSLEERTSQMEHILRSAVLESRYGESGWDHREPNFEVIKEVVDSKFTVFDVLPHFFVHQDPWVSLAALEVYTRRAYRAYNLKSLEYLTENDVPYVLAWNFALRKVGEAEFGLPVASSHPSEPGTPAEGLGRVHSISDMSYIGRQAGAGEPSRRGAVVPVPFIDEADEYLMKALEAFPVAAGQKTRADVNTLSADLSKRRAGVTAPQSDEELTAVCNVAVRDSESLDDKEILSRLIPIVKDYKDELLARRVRRLTFICGHKDGTYPGYYTFRGPTYEEDTQIRHIEPALAFQLELGRLSKFNIKPVFTENRNIHMYEAIGKNAESDKRYFTRATVRPGHLREDIPTVEYMISEADRLMNDILDAMEIAGNNGSDLNHIFINFSTVFPLAPKEVEEALGGFLDRFGRRAWRLRVTSAEIRLVCTDPDTGKPFPMRVNITNTSGYVIEVELYEERKSERSSEWLFHSIGGTRKIGSMHLRPVSTPYETKGALQPKRYKAHIMGTQYAYDFPELFRQAIENEWIQTSAQHPGMKDKQPVKGECIEYNELVLDESDNLAEVNRDPGANNIGMIGWIVTAKTPEYPRGRRFIIIANDITHKIGSFGPQEDKFFHKCSELARKLGIPRIYLSANSGARIGMAEELIPHFSVAWKDPSRPEAGFEYLYLTPEKKARFEDGALKHVLTKEINVGGEPRHQITTIVGAEDGLGVECLKGSGLIAGETSRAYEDIFTVTLVTCRSVGIGAYLVRLGQRAIQIEGQPIILTGAPAINKLLGREVYTSNLQLGGTQIMYKNGVSHMTANDDFEGVSKIVRWMSFVPEKKGAPVPISPSADTWDREITFFPPQKAPYDVRHLIAGQHTDEGFMSGLFDKDSFEEALGGWARTVVVGRARLGGIPVGVIGVETRSVENITPADPANPDSIEQVTNEAGGVWYPNSAFKTAQAIKDFNNGEQLPLMILANWRGFSGGQRDMYNEVLKYGSYIVDALVKYEQPVFVYIPPFGELRGGSWVVVDPTINPDFMEMYADEDARGGVLEPEGIVGIKYRKERQLETMARLDQTYGDLKRASLEKGISPEKQKEIQAKMHEREQLLLPVYLQISLQYADLHDRAGRMKAKDTIRMPLSWQNARRFFYWRLRRRLNEEYVLKRIAASQSKELVSRSTSLKTLESWSGLPKYATDDAAVAVWFEENRKTIADKIEAMKTDAIAYDVAALMRSHKSGGLKGVAQVLSMLPVDEKEEVLSWLRKA